The sequence AGGGCATGAGTTTAAAGGCAGTTTTACTTGATTTTAATGGTGTGATCATCAACGATGAGTTCATCCACCTGCAACTGATAGATGAGATTTTGATTGCAGAAAATCTGCAACCCCAAAAGGAGAATGAACGCCAAGCTTCCTTGGGACGGAGCGATCGCATTTGTTTTCAAGAATTGCTCGCCGCTCGCGGTAGAGTAGCCCATGAGGGCTATTTAACACAGTTGCTTAACCGCAAAGCACAAAGATATGCTGAAGAACTAGAGAAAATTGAAAAACTGCCTTTATATCCAGGCTTAGAAGATTTGATTTTTCAAATCCGCGCTCACCACCTCAAAGTAGGGTTAGTGAGTGGAGCAATTCGCCCAGAAATAGAACTGGTACTCAATCGTGCTCAACTAGCGGCACATTTTCAAGTGATAGTAACGGGTGATGATGTCTTGACCAGCAAGCCAGAACCAGATGGTTATTTGTTAGCAGTGGAACAATTGAACCAGAAATATCCTGAGTTACATCTGCAATCAGCAGAGTGTTTGGTAATTGAAGATACACCTGCTGGAATCGCTGCTGCTAAACGAGCACAAATGCAAGTAGTGGGTGTAGCCAATACTTACCCATTTCATATGCTGCAACGGTATTGTAACTGGACTGTAGATTATCTTCACGATTTAGAATTAGAGCGAGTGCTAGAAGTGTTTTCGAGAAAAGACCTCCAGCCTTCCATATCTGAATGTTAAAATGTGCTATGAGTTATGCAGTGGTGAGTAGATTTTGCTAAACTCAGCACTGATTCAGGGGAATTAGCTCAGTTGGTAGAGCGCTGCGATCGCACCGCAGAGGTCAGGGGTTCGAGTCTCCTATTCTCCATTTGTACTAACCTATTGACCACCCATAGCTTACCCAAACTGTCCTAAATTTGTCCTAAAAACAGTGTATGGGTTACAAGGAATTTTGGGAAGTCTGGGACAAAATAAATAACGGGCAGATGGTTGTATATAAAATCACTATTGTACTTATATGTCAAAGTATCCCTAAAGTTATTAACATTTAGAAGGAAATATCAGTTATGGAGGTACCTAACAGCTATTAATAAATCTGTGAAGCTGGAGCGTTTGAACTGATGGTCAAAAAGGGATATTAGATATATCAGGGAAACACTGTTCAATACTTTGTTTAGAACACCCATCCACACAGTACTCGCACTCAGGACAGACTAGACGGCGACAAGCAGGGCAAGTCTTATGCTTCCCTATGACTAATGGAGTAAACCCACATTTTCCTTTCTTCTCTACCCACCCGCCACAGTAAGCCAAGATTGTTGTAGCAATACTTTCTTCATTTGTTCGTTTACCAGTTAGCAAGCCTCTATGTCTAAACTTAAAGATTTTAAACTCGGTTAAGTTTGTTCTTTTTCTATCTCCCCAGAGAACTTGCAGCGTACCACAAAATTCATAAATTGTATCTAAAGGATCGAATACCCTTAAAGGGTGAGATGATTGGGAGTCTGCATATAATAATCTCCTATACTCATTAGGGCTATAGTCAGAACCTTCATAAGAAAGCATTGATAGAAAATGTCTTAATAAAGAGAGAAATATATAAGGTAGCGAAATACGCTTTACGGGAAGGTTAATAAGAGAGTTAATAAAAGTAACTTGCCATTGAGGGAGATTATCTGCCCAATCCTGCGGCAAACGCTTTTTGGCAGCTATTAATAAAGGAAGAGGGTTATGTCCACTTATTAACCCGATATCCTCCCAGGTGGGGACATCCTCATCGCTTAAGTCTTGGAACTTTTCTACCCATTCATGTTGGTTGGCATAGAACATATCATCATAATCAAAAACCCAATGCGGTAAATAATCATTGGACTCTAAATCCCTAGGCATACTAATGCTAATAAATCGGTCATTAAAAGTGGATTCTATTTCGGTTAGTTTTGATTTCTTAACATCACCTAATACCCGTGGTCGCTCCTTATCTGAATCTATAAAATATGGAGATAGAACACCAACTACCTTTACTTGTTCACCTCGGTGATTTTTGAACGCAGGAACACAAAACTCAGAATAAACCTTTGAATTAAGGCTCTTTCTGCTATTCTTAACGTCGAGTAGTTCTCTTGAGTTTAATCTGATATCGCCCTTCACCCAGTCTTTACTTTCTTGAGTAACTTGATGAATGGAGATGTCCTCTACTACATAACCCATGTCTTTGTAAAAACTAATAACTAATTTCTCGGCGATACGTGCAGAGGACATTTTACTTTCTATATAAGATTCGCTAGCTGACTTTGGGTTCCATTTGATTATTAATGTCTTATCAATTGGGTCTATCCTGCGTAACTCATTATTAGCAAAGGAGATAGACCGCGCAAACGGATAAGTAGAGTTATTAAATTGAGCAACGATATGGAAAAACTTGCCATATCTTAACTGTATTGCTTGCTTTTGCCACTCGGTTGGGGCAATATCCCAAAGGAACCCCCTGTGCTCTAAGTTCTGTTGTAGATATTTGACTTGTTTCCAGCATATAGAACGTGCTAAGTTACCGGATTCTCTTACTCTCGCAATTAATTCATCTATCAACTCATCCCTGAGACAGTCATCCACTGAATCTAAATATTTATCAATAAATAGACCGTAACTACTGTTCCCATACTCTTTTATGCTAAGGAGGTTTCGTAGCTCTGGAGATGCAATGACAATATTTACGGCTTGGTTGCAGAGTAAGTTTATTAAACCTATCCTTTCTTCTTCGTCAAGGTCATTAAGCTTATTAAGAATAAACTCAACACATTGGTCTATGGTTAAGGTGTTTAAGTATTGAATTAAAAATATATTAAAAATTTTGGGGATTT is a genomic window of Fortiea contorta PCC 7126 containing:
- a CDS encoding HAD family hydrolase; protein product: MSLKAVLLDFNGVIINDEFIHLQLIDEILIAENLQPQKENERQASLGRSDRICFQELLAARGRVAHEGYLTQLLNRKAQRYAEELEKIEKLPLYPGLEDLIFQIRAHHLKVGLVSGAIRPEIELVLNRAQLAAHFQVIVTGDDVLTSKPEPDGYLLAVEQLNQKYPELHLQSAECLVIEDTPAGIAAAKRAQMQVVGVANTYPFHMLQRYCNWTVDYLHDLELERVLEVFSRKDLQPSISEC